The Felis catus isolate Fca126 chromosome B2, F.catus_Fca126_mat1.0, whole genome shotgun sequence region AGGCTTGTAGCAACCACACAGATACAAAATCATAAAGCCAGTCGACTGAAAAATGTGGGTTACTTTCATGAAGAGAATCAGCAAAATTTTCTTCAGTGTAAACAATaaacctttaatatttcttggtaAAAAGAAACTATTGCAGAGCATTATTCCAAAATTAGTCTATAAATTATGAATCATTGAATGACTTCAAAGACAAAtgcaatatttattgaaatgaattAAGAGGTTCAAAAGAAGAATACAATGTAATAAAAATACCTTATAGATAAAAGAAGGACTCTATGGCCCAAATTATGACAGTGAATGATAATGCAGTATTACTTAACTAGCAGAAGTATATAAATAcagattaataaaaaatatttgaaagcataggaaaagagataaaaattgatatgttctgggtgcctgggtggctcagtcggttaggcatccgacccttgattttggcccaggtcatgatctcatggttggtgagtttgagccccacattgggctctgctctgacagcatagagcctgcttgggattctctctccttcactctctgcccctcccccacttttgtgcatgtgcacgctctctctctctctctcaaaataaataaacctaaaaaaaataatgtgtcctTTTTGTAACTAGGTAGCATCATTAATAAAATAagtcaatgaaagaaaatttcataAATTGTGTTAACATATTTGGTGTACAacttaaaggaaaacatatagtttaggggcacctgggtggctcagtctgttgagcatctgattgttgattttggctcaggtcatgatcccagggttgtaaatagagtcccacatcaggttctgcactgatggcacacggcctgcttgggattctctctctccctctctctctgccccttctccacctggacacgtgttctctctctctctaaaatgtatattttatagagattataaaatatataatgtatttaatatatattttattttatatataaatataatataatgtttaatatataatataggatataatataaatatatatcatttacatgttatatattatgttatatataatatatattaaatagttatatattatgtaatatataatataataacatgtaaactctctccctctctctctctctatacatatagagagagacacacatatatataatctaataTATAGACAGATAGTTTACACATTACTGAAGATGGATTGAATAGTCTAAtatttgaggagaaaaaatattGGATTAGTAGTCATTGAAGGCTATCTCTTACTAACCTAGACAAGTTTTGTTGCTACATTTAAAAACTCATATTCAACTTATTTGATAtaatatttgcaaagaaatacacctggaaaaaatggacttAAAGAGGGGACCGAGAAAGTGGCTGTTGCCATCATAAAACACAGAATACTCATGTGTGTAAGAGTTTACACAATTCATAAAgcataaaatgttgaaaattaacACGGATAATATGGAGAAGGAAATATGATAAACATGTTTAATTTCTTGATCTGTTgcaactcttaaaaaataatgaagataaaatatcactgctataaaaattaaaaaaactaaggATCCCCACAATATCCCATGCTGTATAGATCTTATGTACTTTTGTAGATACATGATATCTTTTTATCAAtgacaaaaagaccaaaaatccacttaaaaatgggcaaaagatttgaacaaacaCTTCCAAGTTCAAGATACATAATGCATAAGTGGCTGAGAagcccatgaaaaaatgctcaacctcattaGTTATTAAGGAAACACATTAAAACCGTATTGATATGCtactaaatgtatattttattttattttttaatgcatattctaAAAGCTAAAAAGTTAAAGAGAATGACAATACTAATGTTGGTGTGAACGTAGAGCAACTGGCACACTCACACGTTGCTGGCATGTTTTATCTGGGGAATGTAATATAGCACAGTATTCTGGAAATCTGTGacaatttttttgtaaaatttagcAAGCATCTACATTATGAATTCAGCCATTGCACTCCTAAATATTTACTCAGAATTAAATATGAGTGTGAAGAAacttatagaaatatttataaaagctttttttatGTACTCCAAACTGCAACTGATACCCCAGACCCAATTGCTCATGGATTGTGAATGAATAACAAAGCATAGTAGCATATCTATTTCACAGAACACAGCCCAGAACTCAACTAGGTGGATAAATCACAAGACCATTATGCTCAGCAAAAGAGGCTTAACATCAAAGAgtgcatatgatttcacttgcaaaaattctagaaaatgcaaacaaatgtttaatacatttaatacatgTTAAATACCAATGTTTAATGACAAAAAGTGGATTAGTGACTTCTTGCAGTAGAGGGCAGAAGGAGGAAGGACTCCAGATACACAAGaatctttttggggtgatggaaatgttctgtatcttgattgtgggtGTTGTCAGTGTTCATTGATTTATACACTTGAAGTGTAATAATCTTCATATAAATTTTACCATAAAAAAGttgatgaaaaatgtaaaaaagaatcaaagtgtATTGTATTCAAAATTGAAGTTGTATTGTAATCAAAATAGAAGATTTGTAGGAATCAGTTATGAGTCTCCTCCAGTGCACCAGCCCAGGATAATGTTACCCGGGCCAAAAAGATGTCCGCAGACACAGAAGATGTGATCAGTAGCATTTTGGTGCAGTATGGGGCCTGAGTAAAAGGGAATATTCAGTGATCTGAATTGAGCAATAAGGTAGGCAAAAGAGCTATTTATGgagataaaaaatgaagaataaagaaaaaatgaataagtgaacaaaaataaattggacaAACTGCCAGTGATAACCTGATTATTGATTAACCTTATCATAATATCAACAATCTTCATGTCAGTTATCtgtaaccattttcttttcttcttgattggCAGTCTCTGGGTGGTTTATCTCATTTACATGGGGACATTCTTTACAAATAATGAATTCCTCATCTGAGAGTTTGGTTGAGGCCCCAGgaatatttttcctcttaaatctAGCTCAAAATGATCTCattcaaaaaaatatgaaattctacaaataataattgtttttgtttgataccatttcttctctttcccttgagaagtaaaaaaaaaaaaatcctctgtaagaaaaaagacattccacgtaagtaaatttaattaaataaaattaataattattaaatcaaattaaatttaaaaaataaatatttaaaaaattttaaaaaacatttattcatttttgagagacagaacgtgagcaagagaggagcagagagaagcaggctccaggctctgagctgtcaacacagagtccggtgcagggcttgaacccaccaactgtgagatcattacctgcactgaagtcagacgctcaactgactgagccaccctggtgacctataaatgttaaatattatttaaataaaattttaaagcaataattattttctgtgaGAATAAAAACCATTCTATGAAATTGAATACATAGAATTATGTACATAGAAGTACATAgaatatgtacataaatacatagaAGTTTCTCTGCTTTAGAGGAGATAAAGCAGAAGACCAGTGGACATCCAAGGAGGTTCAATGATGTATTGAACACATGCAGGAGGTGGGAGAGTAAAGAGGCAATTCTACTGCTAGGCATGTAGCCTGAGGAATTCATTACCTATATATAAAAGACATGCCTGGATGAAGATATCCACCAATGTGTTGTTTAGAATaatgacaaaaagagaaacattttcaaaaggggatgggttaaatacaGCACACAGCCATTGAAATGGTTTTACATATTTCTCTAGAATGATGTTATTTCATAATGGGAATTTATCAACCGTATGTAAAGTGGTATTACAGTGCAATATAATGttcacacatgtatacacataaatagaaaaatgtctaggggcgcctgggtggctcagtcggttgggcgtcagacttcggctcgggtcacgatctcgaggtccttgagttcgagccccgcgtccggctctgtgctgactgctcagagcctggagcctgtttcggattctgtgtctccctctctctgtgacccttccccgttcatgctctgtctctctctgtctcaaaaataaaaaaaacgttaattttttttttttaaatgtctaggggcacctgggtggcccagtcagttaagcatctgatttcggctcaggtcatgatctcgtggttcatgagttcaagccccacatcagactctctgctgtcagtgcagacagccgactttggatcctctgcctccctctctctctgcccttcccctgctctctctcttccaaaaaaaaaaaaaaaacattaaaaaaagaaaaatatctagaaGTATAGTCATAGATAATACAATATCCATTCCAATGTGTTGAtggtttactttaaaatttttctttgtcctcattatggaattatttacaaataatatgcAACCTgtttaaactatatatatatatatatatatatatacacacacacacacacacacacacacacacgcacacattaaTGCACATCTAGAGATAGAGGAACCACTGTGGACCAAGATTTAAGACTGCAAAATATGACACTGAGAGAGATTTTGTCCTCAATTTCAGCTTCATacttgaagagaaataaaatgcatgacctttaaaaacaaacaacaaaacaatcttcatgtgtgtacatgcatgtgtagGTTACTATGGACAGAAGCATTAATCCAAACAGCCATGTAAAAAACATTCCCCATTATTCAGCAATCGCTCATCCCCACTGTTCTCAGTGTACTTTAGTTCACTTCACCAAACCTGGGAACCAGTGCAGTATTGTCCTCTTGTGATTTATGAGCTCTTCATGGAGAAGGTCACACAGCCTCCTACCCCAGAAGGAGTCAGACCTTGGACCCACAAGGCCTGGGACTCATGCTTATAAGTTGGAGCTGTTCCCGTTCCTCATCCTTGTTGTGTTTCATGGACCCGGGAGGCCTCCCTGCCTTACTCTGTAAAAACATCTTGTCAAGCTCTTCTATGGGTCAGAATAAGAAATACATTAATGCAAACCTCTCTAGTAATGGAAAAGCAGTACTGAATTACAGTACTATGTGCTTCTGTTTCTATGTttatacacatagacacacatgcTGGGAAGCATTTGCAAGTAGATGCAAATGAACAAGCTTTGAGTCAGACTAATATTAGTTTCAATCACAGCTTTactacccatttttaaatgtttattttttttgaaagtcttttttttttcatgtttatttatttctgagacagagagagacaaagcatgagtgggggaggggcagagagagagggagacacagaatcagaagcaggctccaggctccgagctgtcagcacacagccccacacggggctcgagctcatggactgcgagatcatgatctgagccgaagttggacgctcaactgactgagccacccaggtgccccaatgtttatttattttttcttttgagagacagagtgcatgtgcgcatgacggagagagagagagaaagagagggagagaaggggaggggcagagaggggacagaggatctgaagtgggttctgcactgaaagcagtgagcctgatgcgggtctcaaactcaccaaccatgagatcatgacctgagccaaactccgatgcttacctgactgagccccccaggcacccacagCTTTACTACTTTTTATTTGAGAAGTCTCAAGAAACCAATCTTTTCTAAATTTAGTGTCCTAATTGATCGAATGGGGACAATGTAGCATAGCTAGAAGAGTTGTCTAAAGGAGTTAAAAGAAACCCATGTATAATGAAACCGACATTTATTAGGGACTGAAAAAATTGTAGGAAAAGCTATTGAAAAGCTTAATAGGAAGGGGAATTAATGTAGAAACTTGACAGAGGTAAAAAACTTGGAGGCACACCAGCAAGCACACACGTATACCAAGAACTATACCAGGAACGTGCCCCCATAAACACAGTCAGCCTATGTGCCAGCAGTCTGGAGCCTATTAGTAAATAGGCTAGGAGTAAAGCTGTTAGAAATCACCTTCAGATGATGCCGGCCAGGCCCTAAACTCATTgccctttctgttttatttcagaaaaaaaatcctaaaagatgCCTTAAAATAACACCTGAATTGGAGGAAGGAAGGCCACTATCCTGAGAAGCATAATATCTTACTCAGATTTTGAGCAGAATATGAAGAATAGAAACATTGGAAGGGTGGAAATCAGACTTACTCTTTTACAATCTGAAACCTAATGACAATAACTTTTATTTGTATGGttctttagaatttaaaaatggcttttaaatacATCTTTCTCGGGGAAACTTCTCCTTTTGACAGCACCTTCCTCAGAGCGGCCTTCATGGCTTCATTGCGTAAACTGTAGATAACCGGATTGAGTGTGGGTGGTATCACCGTGTAGAATATGGAAAACATGAGGTCCATAGCTGATTGGGAGTCAGAAGGGGGCCGCAGAAACTCAAAACCTGCTGTGGAGAGGAAGAAGGTGACTACAAACAGGTGTGGTAGGCAGGTGGCGAAGACCTTGGTCCGGCCCTCTGCTGATGGGATCCTCAGCACGGCAGAGAAGATGTGGACGTAGGAGAGCACAATGGACACCAGGCAGATGAATGCTGCTGAAGTTGTGAAGGCAGCCACTGCAATCTCATTGACGAATTCATGAGAACAAGCTAGTTTCAGCATCTGAGGAATGTCACAGAAGAACTGGTAAATGACTCTCTCCCCACAGAGAGGTATGGAGAAGTTCACAGCAGTATGCATGAGCCCAGAGAAGCCCCCAGCAAGCCACACAGCTGCCACGGCGTGCCTACAAGTGCAGGGGTCCATGATGGTCTCATACTGCAGGGGCCGACAGATGGCGACATACCGGTCGTAAGACATCACGGTGAGGATGGCCACTTCTGATGAGGCCAGAGCTATGAAGAAGAAAACCTGAAGGATGCACTGACCAAGTGAAATGTAACCGCTGTTCGTAAGTGAATTTGCAATGGACTGAGGCACTGTGACAGAGATGAAACAGAGGTCCAGGACAGAGAGGTGCTTCAAAAAGTAATACAT contains the following coding sequences:
- the LOC101080967 gene encoding olfactory receptor 14J1, whose amino-acid sequence is MANLTSMSGFLLMGFSENRKLQILYALLFLVTYLMALTGNLLIITVTTLDHCLQSPMYYFLKHLSVLDLCFISVTVPQSIANSLTNSGYISLGQCILQVFFFIALASSEVAILTVMSYDRYVAICRPLQYETIMDPCTCRHAVAAVWLAGGFSGLMHTAVNFSIPLCGERVIYQFFCDIPQMLKLACSHEFVNEIAVAAFTTSAAFICLVSIVLSYVHIFSAVLRIPSAEGRTKVFATCLPHLFVVTFFLSTAGFEFLRPPSDSQSAMDLMFSIFYTVIPPTLNPVIYSLRNEAMKAALRKVLSKGEVSPRKMYLKAIFKF